The genomic stretch GGAAAGGCGACGCCTTGAAGTGATTCGCGCCATAGAAGCAAAGGCGAACTCGCAGCTAAACAGAAAGGTCACGCATTCTAGGATATGCCACGTGCGTGAACGAATGTCCTGGCTtgagacagcgaggcgcgtgagCCCCTCGAATGAAGGCAGGACATTCGTTCACGCACGCGCCGGTGCGCATCGCCCAGCAGGCAGCAGCAATCGTGGGTCGAGATGAGGCACCTTGCGTAGGCAGGAGTCTGCACAGCGcaaggccgccgccccgcccggcttctcctctgcgcctacctcgcgtcgcaggccttctggaagaaggcgacgccgagcgaccAGTTCCCCAGGAGTGCGTAGACCTGCGCAAGCCCCGACCAGCCCCGGCAGTCGCCGGggtccgcgcgcgtcgcggcctcgtaGGCGCGAACTGCCGGCACgacttcgcgcgcctccacaaAGGCGTGCCCGAGCGCGACCCACGCCGAGACGAGTCTGAACAGGCGCCAAAGTGCGAGGGAAAGGAAAGCATGGACAGGAAAACCGAACGAGCAGATCGGCTGGCAGGCCGCacacgtcgccgccgtcctcaAAATGCTCCGCTGTAATCTGCGTGTCTCGGTGGTAAGGCGATATGGCGCACACGtgcaggcgcatgcgcgccgccgcctggcgctAAAGGGCTGAAGAGCTGGAGACTCAGTTGGCAGAATCGAAGGCTTTTCGTGTAGAGAGCTCTATTCCTGATACTCgtatgcacatatacatataaacatatgcatatacataaacctacacatatatatatatatttatatgatGGCGGATGTGGATTCGAGTACACGTGGGATACGTCTACGTGTCGCCCGATATAGCCTCAAGCTCGAGTTTGCACGACTGGATTCCGTTGGGGGAATCGCACGCTCATCTGCGCACGTGTCGGAAAAAATATGCatgcagcttcttcttcccctttcTCACAAATCCTAACGTCGCCTGACAGCGCGCCAACGCGTTGCCACGCACacgcatataaatatacatgtACGTATGTACTGCTACACTTATGCGTGTACAGGTGTATGCAAGACAACACAAACGGGTGAGCTGCATGCATGTTGCTGCATGTTCGACATCACGCACTCGACGTTGGCGCGAGGCGTGGTTTTTCTGGCGGCGACTGACCGCGGGGCGAGTTTCGTGGCCTGCTTGAAGGATCGAATGGAGCCGCGGTGGTCGCCCTTCGCGGAGAGGAAGTTGCCGAGCACGCACAGCGTCTGCGGTGCGTGTGGGTCGATGCTAAAGCACTGCACGCACCCCAAAAGACGCACCAAACGCTGTAGGCTGACGCAtaggcgctgcagaagggcGGCTTGAAAACTCCTCATATTGAAACCAGACTGCAGTTGGGACCTATGGCGCCTCGGCTAGAaggcggcgcttccgctgacggcgacgaaaggggcgagaagggaagcaGTGCCCGCTTCGATTGTACGCTTCCAACGCAGTCGCAGAATCAACAAAAAACGAACCTTCTGCGTCAGCTGACCGAGCGCCTCGGCTTCCTTCCGCATGAAGTAAATGTGCGACAGGTCGTCGGCGTAGTCCAGTCTGTGCGGCGCCCTGAATACCACGAGAAAGCAAATATCAAACACGCTTcgcctgagagagagagggcggaaCCGGGGAATGTCCATGAGGGAAAAAATCCCTGCACAGATGGATCAACGTCAGCGTGCGCGATGGCGACGACTTCCAGAGGAGGCACTAAACACGGAAACCAAACATATTCCTTACAGCTTGTGGAGGGCGCTGAAGAACTTCAGGCTGTACGAGTAGCTCTTGAGCTCGTAGCTGCATTTtgcgagctgcagagaagcgagaagggaagggaCATCAGACGCAGGAACAGCGTGTGTTTCATCTCTATGCAAACGCATGCGCTAGCGTCGACTGCtcgcggaagcagcgagacAGCAGACCGGTGGCTTTTGGCGAACAGAGCGAGCCTGGCTTTGAGGCAAATCGGAAGCGAAAgccggagaggcgagcgcatACAGGGGACGTTGGAAATCTCCTGGACCTGCTCACCTGCGCGTACAGATACGGGACGTCTGGAAACGCAAGAGCCAGTTTGTGGTAGtgcttcgcggcctctgcgtgacgctgtgtgtgcatgcagacgAGCGCGTAGCCCACACGCGTCATGAAGTGCTGCGGAAGCGCGAGATCGCGGAGGAACGAACTATATGCGCGGGCGGAGGCTGAAGATGCCCACCCGCCAACCcacgcgaccgccgcctgcgagaaaaacgaaaataCACGTGCGCAGAGCACAGAGTTGGACTCGAAGGACCCAACGTCGGCAGGACACGACAACGGTGTAAATCTACAACTCTGACGGCACCCGCAGCGCACAGCGGGCTGGTAGTGACGAGGCGATCCAAAGAGAGGCTAACACGCGCACCGACATCCGCAagtgaggaggaggcagacggcgacaaCGTGTGTCAAATCGCGGACGAGAGACCAAACACACTGGCGCTACATGACCAGAAAAAAGGGAATGCCTCATGCTGCGCATGGCAGAGCGACACGGATCTCGACAGGCCCAGGGCGTGGCGCGGGAGCCCCCTATCGCGCCGCTACGGATAGCTGgtgtgcgccggcgccgcgtctcacTGAGGGCAGATATGCCCCTGCGTCCCTATCCCTACACGTGTTTCGAGACGCGTTCAGGCGCGCGAGATCCACGCAGTGCAGACAGCCGTTGCGAAGCCAGTGGGGGCCGCCAGTGGAGTCACGACGCTACCACAGGCATTACGGTAGCGGTTGACGCAGGCGCAGTCTGGAGCATCTCCAAAAATATCTTTGCTCTCACGGTATCAGCCACGGTACTACTGAGACGTATTCGATGTAAACGTTCAGTGCGCCCGAGACGCCGCCCTTCCGCCTgtcctcgctcgctgtctTACGCCTGCATGGTTTACCTTCTCTCCCTCCAAAAGCGCTTTGCCGCCTGAggcctcctccagcgcgtgcacgagctcgtcgtcctcgtcaaAGTCTgagtcgccgtcgtcctcgctgggCACTCCCTCTGTGAAgctcctctgcagcagcgacgcggcgcgcgcgcctctcgctgctttTTCTGAGTCCagggcctcgcctgcgtccgttctggcggcgtctgctcgctGGCTGTTcagcgaggctgcgccgtctgcgcggctcttTCCTTCGTGGAagcccgcgcgcgtccgcggctcaggcgaagagaacgaggcgaggctctcggcgccgccgaaacgaagcgccgcgacgagcgaCGCAAAGTCTCGCCAGCATGCGATGTTCAGCGGATTCGCTCGCAGAGAACGCAGGAACGCGTAGAACGCCAGCGAGAGGTCGTTCTGAGCTGAAGAGCCGCACAAGGGAAGTCAGAAGACACAGCAGCCACGAAGCGTCTCACCAGCAAacaggcgtcgcggaggacCTCAGAACTCGCGCAAGGCTACCGAAGCAGGCGAGTGAGCGCAGCGTTTCTCAGCaaggaggcgaggggagAAAAACCCAACACGAGAGCGAGGTGCGGTGTCTGCATCAAAAAGGACTCCTCGCCAACGCGGTGCAAAACAGTAAAGCGCGCGAACAGGCGAAGGGCCAATCTCGTCGTCTCAGACCGCCGAGTTTGACTGTAGCTCACACGCGCGCACAGATACtcgagcgcgggcgagcacACCGCCGGCAGCTCCATTCCGACGCGCGGActgagcgcgagacgcgacagGCACTCGGAGCGCCTGATAGGATTCAGCCAGGGTACACGCATTAGTACTCTGCAAATATATCCTCGTtctacataaatatatatataactatATAGATGTACTCGAGGCATCCGGTCGTTATGCCTGTACACGTGTACCCCGGTCTGCATATATTTACCTATCCGCGTATGCAtgcgtcgcgcgaggctATGCTTCCAACTGAGCTATCGACTCTCTATTATATAATAAATGAGTATTATATATAACAAAAGTATTGCGGCACTTAGCTTTGTGACATGAGCCCGGGCGTTGGAACTCACCTCTTCGAACGACGCCAAGGAGCCACCAGAGGTagctttcgcctctctgctgcgaccgcgagagagagggggagcACGACGtgccagaagaagaaggagacaggcgaggcgaggcggacaGCCAGGAAGTCAAGTCAGAAGCGAGAGTCTCGAGGACTGCGTGCCGGCTTCCCGGAaccagagaagaaaagagagactcCGGGTCCTGTTGGAGCGCCACACAGAAGGAGAACGAAAAAGCCTTAAGATGCAGACTCAGCACACATGTCATGCACATGAGTGATGCAAAGGCGCAGAGATATCGATGATATAGACACGGCCATCCACATCCACTAGTATGCAGAGACCGATCGCACTCACGCTGCAACGACTGCGGCGTCGATACGCTCCACGGGCGCGTCGGAGGCATAGCCTACATATCTATCTAAATAGATATATGTTATATTTCCGGAATATAGGGTTTGCCGGCGGAGTGCCTGCGGGTTGTGAGTGAATGCTCGCCATACAAGCAGCACGTGCGCGGTAGCCGTTCTGCCCGCTGTGCGTGAGGCGCGATCAGGTTTTTCGTATGTGTGTTTTAGACTGTAAGACTTCTCTTCATGTCCGCGCAAAAGcaccgcgtctccgcggctgcgggaggAGAGACTtgcctgcgccagcggctcgtcgcggcaggcggccgaAGGGGCCCCCGGGCACGAGGCGCGAGTCTTGAAGGTCAAAAAGAAGTGGAGAAATGCCAGGAGGGAGTTCTCAAGAACACACACGCGGATCGCGGAGTCCTcgacgctcgcgcggaggagacactccgccgccgcgaaagcctgacgctgcagaagcgggcgcagctgcagcagcagctgaacGCACCAGAGACACGGCGAAGGCACGCGGAAGCCATCAAATACCACGAGTGAGGCGCAACGAAGGAGACCCGAAGGGGTGACTCTTTGGGAAGCATGGCGACGCCaggcacagagagacagcgctgGCGAACGAAAAAAGTGAAATCGTCACAGAATGTGGAGGCAGGTCGAAAACGATAGCGACTGCGAGAGACACGGCGCGAGTGCCTgaaagcgagaggagaaaaaagcaaaGAGCAAGtgcgaggaagaaaggcgagagggaggagacggagaTTAGCAGCTCGTGTTCATCAGAGGCGATCTCACTGCAAACGCCTGGGGCGGAAGGTCACCGCATTCTCGGGGCTGGAGGAAGGCGGACGGacagccgctgcctgcgaacGCAGCTCGGTGCCTCGGCAGGAAGTCAACGAGCCTGCACAGAAATCGACATTCTCGCTTTTCACAAGTCTGTGGAGGGCGCCCGTCCAGGTCTGAcaaagccgcgcgcggctcagaGAGAAGTCCAGCAAAAAGCATCCCCTCTCACTGTGGTGTGGCACGCACTCTCTCTGGGACGCCTTGACGCACACGCTAGAAGCACCCCCCGCTAGGTgtttgagagacactcacgagcccaaaatCGCAATTCCGTAGTCTCAACGGATTGCGATGGAACCACAGCGCAATGAGTGTTTTACATCTCAACTCTGTATTACGCGGACGCGCACTTCAGATATAGTGAAACATAGTCCACGCCTGTGAGGCGTGCCCGCGAAGACGTGCCAGTGTCCGCCTCTCCAGGCTGAGCAATGCATTGAAAAAGGGGCCTTTCACGGCGTCGAAGAGCCGATGtcgacagcggcagcgcatCCTGCCGCCTTACACCTCGTAATGTGAGGCGGTATGCTCTCTTTCTAGTGAAAAAgtgaaaaaaacacacacgctGTGGAAGAAGGAACACAGACTCCGAAAGACCCCAACGGGGAGAGGAGGTGATGTCGGTGGTGTTCCAACAGAGAGCCAAGCAGACACAGAAATGCAAGGAGTATGAAACGGATGTGTTCCAATCCGtggagaagaaagcaaacCGGCTCGGTCGTGGCCGTTTTGTCTTACCAAGCCGCGGGTTCATTCAGGCCTCGGAGTTCGAGCTCTTGAATGAGCGTGCAGACTTCCTCCGGTGACGTGCGCaggtcttcttcctcctcctctgcgtcggcgtcccCTTCAGTTTTCCGAAtgtcctcctctgtctcgcaCTTTCCGTGTTGCAGCAGGTCGCCAGACGCTCTCcaggaggagagaggcgcccaCGGGCCGCAGGGTTCCGCTGTCTGGCCAGGAGGTGCTGCGGGGGCCTCCCCGAAGCCCGCGGGCGCCATGGCATTTCATACCCTTCCCccgacgcggaagcgagaaaCAGGGCCGAACGAGCGCTCCAACGTGCCGAGAAAACACAAAAGAAACGGAAAAATTGAGGCCGGTCAACGGGAGGAGCAGGTGACTCTACGCGCTCGCCCGGTGTGCGTACGGTGCAGGGCGtagaggagaggcagagaggaaaatCGAGACATCGGCATACGTGGAGGCAAGTTCACGCGTAAGAGACGGCAAACAGTTAGGGCCGAATGgaccggcggaggagacgtgGTTTCTCTGCTCGGACGCTGATCGTCCACTTTGAGTTCTGCATGCATCCGCGGAGACGGATGAGGGTGTTTTCTGACAGGCGACTACGCCGGGTAAGACAGGACAGAAAGGAGAGTCCTTCGAAAGAAGAGCAGCTGGGGGGAACAGAGCGAGGCAGCAAAGTTATTCGGACGCTTCGTTCTAGCCGCCCGAGGAATCCGGACCTCCAGATGGCTCGTACGAAAAATCGGTGGCgctgcgacagccgcagcaaAAAAAAGGTGGAAACGAGTCCCTAAGAAAAAAATTCACCCACCCACCAGCTGCAGCAAAATTCATTGAAGGGGATAAAAAGCCTTGTCaagaggaaggaaacgagGCGTCTAATAGAGAAGTTTGTCGATGAATCGTCGGCAGCAGGCTGCTGTCTTGTGACTGTTGAACTGCAGTCTCTTGCgcacaggcgcggcgaacaAAAATCGAAAAGACACAGGACCATGCGAGACGACAACCGAAACGGGAAAGGAGACGAATCGATAGTTGGTGGAAACCCAAGTGAAAGGATGTTATTGAGTCGCGGTGTGCAGCCCGCTGTGGGAGACATCTGCACTCGGAATGGTCCCCAGTTACGGAGGGCTCAATCCAGCTCATTTGAGACTTatgaggcgctgcagctttcTCTGCGTAATGCGGTAATGCGATGTTTAAAATATGAGAGTTTGAGTTTTAATTCAGTAGCGGATCCTTCAAGGCGGTGATTCCTCGGCTACGATGGAAAACTCTCTGTCAAGGTGGGAGAATGAGACATCGTGTGAAGCGGCTGAATGTCACACCGCCGAAATGAAATGACAGACGATCTCACGGGGAAACCGACTCCTTAGGGCAGACAGAAGTTTGTGTATAGGTTGTTGGCTTTGCGAATCAAATGCTGGATGGCAATGTTGCGCTGGCAGCGGGGGCGTGCGAGGACTCGCGGTGCGAGGACCTGTTAAGGCTGTGGCCTGAAGTACGAATACTTGCGCCCGCATTCTTCGCAAGCAGTGTGGGAGGAGGCCGTCCAATATTAACACTGTGGATCTTCGCCTTATGACAACGAATATACCCGATCCTTGGAGCTGCATCTGGTTTACGTGAATGGTACATTTAAGCACCCTATGCGGGGTTAAATGTAGCCTCgtccaaaaccggtggtttgtcAGTAATTGTGTTATCAGCATGCCATCGCAACGGGCAACGGACCATTCAGAACGGCGCCGAGTCAAAGTCTCAGCTGCACAGAAATACTGCAGCTACCCGTCTGACGTtccttgccgccgccgccgccccaggGTCGGCAGAGCGCATCATCAGGTTCGTTGTCGATACGGTGCTGTCAGCCTTCTCGCGGCATGTCTGGAGATCTGGCGTCTCCATGGATTTCCAGCGGTGTTGCTGCTGTGGTCCGAAGTAGATGTTCTCTGGGGGGCCAGCTGTTGACTGAATGCATGCCAACTGATGGAGCTGCCGAACAGTGTATTTCAGACGTGCGGGGGTGTCACGTCCTTCTCCGTCAGGTGGAGCCACGCTGGAGAAGACGGGACCTTTGTCTCGTCATAACTTAACGCCGCAAGGCACATATGGCTGAACGCTCTGTGGATGGATGCAAATTCTTCCTCCTGCACTCGTGAGCATCAGCACAGCATGGAAACTACACTCTCCATGCGACGTGGATCCTCTCAGGCGCCTGGGACTGTGTTTCGTTTGGTGCCGGTCGTCGCTCGTTTTCCCGGGCGAGCGAGACCAAGGCGTTCTAGAGACTTAAGCAGTTTCTTGTCGAGAATCGACATTTTAATTAGCGGAGGTGCGCTGAAGCGGCAAGGGCAACCTTCATCCAGGCCATcgcacgcgcagagcgagcgggcgaggcgtgTTGCAAAGGCTCACTGCGGTGATTTTGTCGGCGCGACATGTGACTCAGCGTGGCTCGCTGTCTTGTAGCGGGTTTGCACAACCTCCCAGAGGGGCATCCGTTTGTTTGGCTTTGCTCCAGGAGATGCGACAAAGCAGCAAATGCCAGTGCTATCGACCCTCGACAACACGTGCCTGACTCCGGTATTAGTCTGCCAGGAGTTGGGGTTGTCCACTTGGACGTGGTGTAAAGCTGGCCCTGCCATGCAGCAGACAAGACAGAACACTGCGTATTCACTGCCAGCAATGATCGGCTACGGACGGCCGCTAAGCGCCCCGCTAGTAAGAGGCGACAGATATCAATATTTGGGAATAATGCCCTGAATGCTTTATGTCGCTCTCCCCATGTGCCAGTCGGCCCGGGCGAGGCTTCGCATGCGGAGCGTTCGTGACTCGTGCGATGCGTAGTCGTCGTTCACAGTCTGCAGCATCCTGTAGAACAGTTatgtcgtttatataaatctattaatgcttgtcaagttccttttatctagttagctcactgcgtacttaggatcagaccaaaagagttcacttTCTCCTGATGAACAAGCTCGTATCAGGTGGTCTCAACAGCAGCCGAGTCATTTACCATTTTTCCGTTTCCCTCTAGCAACGGAGGCTAGCGGTATCGCTCTCATAGTCCGATTGTCTGAAGAGATCCAGGCGGTGAGGGTAGGGAGGTGAACCGGCTAACTGAAGGCGTCAGCCAGCTGCAGAAGCTTCTTTTGGGGTTTTTTTTCCAATAAACCATTGTGAAAAACTCTCGGTGACACTGCCTGGGCAAAATGTTGCTGTCCTCTTCCGGTTTGCTGGCCTGCACTGCCGGATCTTTTATTGCAGTCAGCATATTGTCGACTGCGACGGCAGTCGACAGGGTGCTTTTCCAGGAGTGCTAAAGCACTCTTTCTCGACAACAGTCGCCGAAGAGCCCAAAAAAGAGGAGACCTTGTGCTACACATGCAAGGCAGGCGATCGATGGCGGTGATGTATCCGGATGCAACATCAAGTTTCACATAGTGAAAACCGCCACGCAGGAGCCACCACCGGTTACGAACCCAAACGTTTCCGATAGAGACGGAAAACCCGAGGTTGCTCCTGGGCCTGAGAGCTCGACTTCCGCAGCAGGCAGAAGATTGATAGGACCCAGTGGTTTTTTCTTTTAGCAAGCACAGGGGCAGTTTTGTGCGGCactttctcttctttgcaATGAGATGTGATAGGCAAGCGCGCGCAGACTTTTTCTTCGGTATTAACTCAGGACGCCAAGCTTTCGATTCCGTGGGGTTTTCTCCATACTGATATGGAGAATACTCCGTGCATGGGCTGTCCTGACATTGAAAGGCCGGCATTTTGAGAGTAGAGGCGCATGTTTAAAGTCCCCAAACTGGAACAAGGTATCGTACCAAATGCAGTCTTCTAACATTTTTCAAAGGCGCGTGGATCCTACTTTCCGTCCTTACCTAGTCTGATGCCGGTAACGACACGTGCCCCGAAAACGGTGAAGTCTGTTTTCCGTGTACAGTGAGGCTCCATCCTTTTGCCCAGACTCGCGAATTTCCGGGAGACACCAAGTTGTGTGTTGGTGTATCACGGAGGCACGGCACTACAGTATCATTCAATCGAGGAAGTGACCCAAAGGAAAACTTGCGAACCCATCCCGATCTTGCGGTGTGAAACGCATCTGTTGCGCCATCCCGAGCGGCGGGTTCATCCCTTATCAACAAGAGGCAGCCTACTTGAAGTGTGGGGGACGAGCCTCTGAAGCGTTGTTCGGTAAGCATGAATGTGCTAAATAGTTGCACAGCACT from Besnoitia besnoiti strain Bb-Ger1 chromosome X, whole genome shotgun sequence encodes the following:
- a CDS encoding tetratricopeptide repeat-containing protein (encoded by transcript BESB_018080), whose translation is MAPAGFGEAPAAPPGQTAEPCGPWAPLSSWRASGDLLQHGKCETEEDIRKTEGDADAEEEEEDLRTSPEEVCTLIQELELRGLNEPAAWLVDFLPRHRAAFAGSGCPSAFLQPRECGDLPPQAFALLLQLRPLLQRQAFAAAECLLRASVEDSAIRVCVLENSLLAFLHFFLTFKTRASCPGAPSAACRDEPLAQASLSSRSRGDADPESLFSSLVPGSRHAVLETLASDLTSWLSASPRLSPSSSGTSCSPSLSRSQQRGESYLWWLLGVVRRAQNDLSLAFYAFLRSLRANPLNIACWRDFASLVAALRFGGAESLASFSSPEPRTRAGFHEGKSRADGAASLNSQRADAARTDAGEALDSEKAARGARAASLLQRSFTEGVPSEDDGDSDFDEDDELVHALEEASGGKALLEGEKAAVAWVGGWASSASARAYSSFLRDLALPQHFMTRVGYALVCMHTQRHAEAAKHYHKLALAFPDVPYLYAQLAKCSYELKSYSYSLKFFSALHKLAPHRLDYADDLSHIYFMRKEAEALGQLTQKCFSIDPHAPQTLCVLGNFLSAKGDHRGSIRSFKQATKLAPRLVSAWVALGHAFVEAREVVPAVRAYEAATRADPGDCRGWSGLAQVYALLGNWSLGVAFFQKACDARPTEPRLWIHLGDGLARLGRDEEAIRAYEQAWFCAPQIETATRLFRCFQDRDSAWGVAASTEGAQWAFAVVERFLLRPNGSSEAASVFRMAWSPLLSSPPLLALPPQRAPVILAVSLRGAPDDVLDCLLYLAYFSRLCRDATTAQQLLAIGRDIGGPQGEEIVQLLGADRAEGS